The proteins below come from a single Miscanthus floridulus cultivar M001 chromosome 1, ASM1932011v1, whole genome shotgun sequence genomic window:
- the LOC136451840 gene encoding tetraspanin-8-like: MVRAACHRASTTDCERFLEGPVITLGVLLLVLSLTGLTGVLCRASCLLWLLLLILLVFAFTVFAFVVTNHGAGWVVSGRGYKEYRLADYSTWLQRRVEDSQNWAKICSGLQDGEVC; this comes from the exons ATGGTGCGGGCGGCGTG CCACCGCGCGTCAACCACCGACTGCGAGCGGTTCCTGGAGGGTCCCGTGATCACGCTGGGGGTGCTCCTCCTCGTGCTCTCCCTCACTGGCCTCACGGGGGTGCTCTGCCGTGCCTCGTGCCTCCTCTGGCTCTTACTCCTTATCCTGCTCGTCTTCGCCTTCACCGTCTTCGCCTTCGTCGTCACCAACCACGGCGCCGGGTGGGTCGTCTCCGGCAGGGGGTACAAGGAGTACCGCCTCGCGGACTACTCCACCTGGCTGCAGAGGAGGGTCGAGGACTCGCAGAACTGGGCCAAGATCTGCAGCGGCCTCCAGGACGGCGAGGTCTGCTAG